One part of the Methylobacterium mesophilicum SR1.6/6 genome encodes these proteins:
- a CDS encoding 2,3-bisphosphoglycerate-dependent phosphoglycerate mutase, with amino-acid sequence MERLLVLVRHGQSEWNLKNLFTGWRDPDLTERGVAEARAAGTALRRDGYGFDAAFTSELVRAQRTCSLILEEMGLQGIPVARDRALNERDYGDLVGLNKDDARARWGEAQVHAWRRSYDVRPPGGESLKDTAARVLPCYITAILPRVMAGERVLVAAHGNSLRALVMVLDRLGEDSVPDLQIKTGVPLVYRLNADTTVASKTVLARDGDGA; translated from the coding sequence ATGGAGCGGCTCCTCGTCCTCGTCCGGCACGGCCAGAGCGAGTGGAACCTCAAGAACCTGTTCACGGGCTGGCGCGACCCGGACCTGACGGAGCGCGGCGTCGCGGAGGCCCGGGCGGCCGGCACGGCGCTCAGGCGTGACGGCTACGGCTTCGACGCGGCGTTCACCTCCGAGCTGGTCCGGGCGCAGCGCACCTGCTCCCTGATCCTGGAGGAGATGGGCCTGCAGGGCATTCCGGTCGCGCGCGACCGCGCGCTGAACGAGCGCGACTACGGCGACCTCGTGGGACTCAACAAGGACGACGCCCGCGCCCGATGGGGCGAGGCGCAGGTCCATGCCTGGCGCCGGTCGTACGACGTGCGGCCCCCCGGAGGCGAGAGCCTGAAGGACACCGCCGCGCGGGTCCTGCCCTGCTACATCACGGCGATCCTGCCCCGGGTGATGGCGGGCGAGCGCGTGCTGGTGGCGGCGCACGGCAACTCGCTGCGCGCCCTCGTGATGGTTCTCGACCGCCTGGGCGAAGATTCCGTTCCGGATCTTCAGATCAAGACGGGCGTGCCGCTGGTCTATCGCCTGAATGCCGATACGACGGTCGCCTCGAAGACGGTTCTCGCCCGGGACGGCGACGGGGCCTGA
- a CDS encoding alpha-ketoglutarate-dependent dioxygenase AlkB → MATALAPGLIHHPGYLDAAARARLAAEIAAILADAPPVTPRMPRTGKPFSVRMSNAGPLGWVSDVRGYRYQPAHPETGRPWPAMPPTALAAWAALAACPAAPEACLINLYAPGTRMGLHQDRDEAEFSAPVLSLSLGADALFRYGGLRRTDPTRSIRLSSGDALVIGGPSRLIFHGVDRLYPVGDCLAEESLLGELPPDGRCNLTLRRVTPCGTP, encoded by the coding sequence ATGGCGACCGCGCTCGCGCCCGGGCTGATCCACCATCCGGGCTACCTCGACGCGGCGGCCCGCGCCCGGCTCGCGGCCGAGATCGCCGCCATCCTCGCCGACGCCCCGCCCGTCACACCGCGCATGCCCCGGACCGGCAAGCCCTTCTCGGTGCGCATGTCGAATGCCGGGCCGCTCGGCTGGGTGTCGGACGTCCGGGGCTACCGCTACCAGCCGGCGCATCCCGAGACCGGCCGTCCCTGGCCCGCCATGCCTCCGACCGCGCTCGCAGCCTGGGCGGCGCTTGCGGCGTGTCCGGCCGCGCCTGAGGCCTGCCTGATCAATCTCTACGCCCCCGGAACCCGCATGGGCCTGCATCAGGACCGCGACGAGGCGGAGTTCAGCGCGCCGGTGCTCTCGCTCTCGCTCGGCGCGGACGCCCTGTTCCGCTACGGCGGCTTGCGGCGCACCGACCCGACGCGCTCGATCCGCCTGTCCTCGGGCGATGCCCTCGTGATCGGGGGCCCCTCGCGGTTGATCTTCCACGGGGTCGACCGGCTCTATCCCGTCGGCGATTGTCTCGCCGAGGAGAGTCTCCTGGGGGAGCTGCCCCCGGACGGTCGCTGCAACCTCACGCTCCGGCGCGTCACCCCCTGCGGCACGCCATGA